One region of Mucilaginibacter sp. 14171R-50 genomic DNA includes:
- the rpoB gene encoding DNA-directed RNA polymerase subunit beta: protein MANNNNQRVNFATSRKVLDYPDFLDVQLQSFQEFFQLETTSDNRYKEGLFKVFAENFPISDSRNIFVLEFLDYFIDPPRYDIRECIERGLTYSVPLKAKLRLSCNDAEHEDFETIVQDVYLGTIPYMTPKGTFVINGAERVIVSQLHRSPGVFFGQSRHTNGTKLYSARVIPFKGSWIEFATDVNNVMYAYIDRKKKFPVTTLLRAIGYDSDKDILELFELADEVKVSKSGLKKFIGRKLAARVLKKWVEDFVDEDTGEVVSIDRNEIILERETVLEDDHIDMIIDAGVKTIILNKEDAATSGDYTIIYNTLQKDTSNSEKEAVEHIYRQLRNAEPPDEETARGIIDRLFFSDKRYDLGDVGRYRINRKLKLNTSDETKVLTKQDIIAIVKYLIKLINSKAEVDDIDHLSNRRVRTVGEQLYAQFGVGLARMARTIRERMNIRDNEVFTPTDLINARTLSSVINSFFGTNQLSQFMDQTNPLAEITHKRRLSALGPGGLSRERAGFEVRDVHYTHYGRLCTIETPEGPNIGLISSLCVHAKINNLGFIETPYKRVVEGKVQVDEPVIYLSAEDEDGKTIGQANAYYDDKGVFANPRVKARFEGDFPIIEPERLDLMDIAPNQITSIAASLIPFLEHDDANRALMGSNMQRQAVPLLRPEAPIVGTGLEGRVAKDSRTLINAEGDGVVEYVDANEIKIKYDRNELDRLVSFEGDTKSYILTKFKKTNQSTTINLKPIVKKGQRVEKGQVLCEGYATQNGELALGRNLKVAFMPWQGYNFEDAIVISERVVSQDIFTSLHVEEFELEVRDTKRGEEELTPDIPNVSEEATKDLDEDGIIRVGAEVKEGDILIGKITPKGESDPSPEEKLLRAIFGDKAGDVKDASLKTPPSIAGVVIDTKLFSRAKKTTKAEEKAQIEKLDAKHDKAVKDLKNTLIEKLFEIVNGKTSQGVYNVYKELFVAKGVKFTQKILTELNYENINPTKWTTDEDKNEQIKTLLHNYNIKVNEELGAYRRDKFAISVGDELPSGIVQMAKVYIAKKRKLKVGDKMAGRHGNKGIVARIVRDEDMPFLEDGTPVDIVLNPLGVPSRMNLGQIYETVLGWAGKELGVKFATPIFDGASHEEVEEWIAKANLPASGRTYLYNGLTGDRFDQQTTVGIIYMLKLGHMVDDKMHARSIGPYSLITQQPLGGKAQFGGQRFGEMEVWALEAFGAANILQEILTVKSDDVIGRAKTYEAIVKGENLPTPSVPESFNVLVHELRGLGLDITLE from the coding sequence TTGGCAAACAATAATAACCAAAGAGTAAACTTTGCAACCAGCAGAAAGGTACTTGATTACCCGGATTTCCTGGATGTACAGTTACAATCTTTCCAGGAATTTTTTCAATTGGAAACCACCTCAGACAACCGCTATAAAGAAGGGTTGTTTAAAGTATTTGCCGAAAATTTTCCTATTTCAGATTCGAGGAACATCTTCGTTTTAGAGTTTCTTGATTATTTTATTGATCCGCCACGTTACGATATACGCGAGTGTATCGAGCGCGGGTTAACTTACAGTGTGCCATTAAAAGCAAAGCTTCGTTTATCATGTAATGATGCCGAACACGAAGACTTTGAAACGATTGTACAGGACGTGTACCTGGGAACCATCCCTTACATGACACCTAAAGGTACCTTTGTGATCAATGGCGCCGAGCGTGTAATTGTATCGCAGTTGCACCGTTCGCCAGGCGTATTCTTTGGCCAAAGCCGCCACACTAACGGTACAAAATTATACTCGGCCCGTGTTATACCTTTTAAAGGTTCGTGGATTGAGTTCGCTACAGACGTTAACAACGTGATGTATGCTTATATAGACCGTAAAAAGAAATTCCCGGTTACCACACTCCTTCGTGCGATTGGATACGATTCTGATAAAGATATATTAGAATTGTTTGAACTTGCAGACGAGGTAAAAGTAAGCAAAAGCGGTTTAAAGAAATTTATAGGCCGTAAACTTGCTGCAAGGGTGCTTAAAAAATGGGTTGAGGACTTTGTGGACGAAGATACCGGTGAAGTGGTATCTATTGACCGTAACGAGATCATCCTTGAGCGCGAAACCGTATTGGAAGACGACCATATCGATATGATCATTGATGCCGGTGTAAAAACCATCATCCTTAACAAGGAAGATGCGGCCACCAGCGGTGATTATACTATTATATATAATACTTTACAAAAAGATACTTCGAACTCGGAGAAAGAAGCGGTTGAGCACATTTACCGCCAGCTGCGTAACGCCGAACCACCTGATGAGGAAACAGCACGTGGTATCATCGATCGTTTATTCTTCTCTGATAAAAGATATGACCTGGGCGATGTGGGCCGTTACCGCATCAACCGTAAATTAAAGCTGAATACTTCTGACGAAACAAAAGTATTAACCAAGCAGGATATCATCGCGATTGTGAAATACCTGATCAAGCTCATCAACTCAAAAGCCGAGGTGGATGATATCGATCACTTGTCAAACCGTCGTGTTCGTACCGTTGGCGAGCAGCTTTATGCACAGTTTGGTGTTGGTTTAGCGCGTATGGCACGTACCATCCGCGAGCGTATGAACATTCGTGACAACGAGGTGTTCACACCAACTGATCTGATCAACGCGCGTACACTTTCGTCGGTTATCAATTCGTTCTTCGGTACCAACCAGCTATCGCAGTTCATGGACCAAACCAACCCACTGGCAGAGATAACGCACAAGCGTCGTCTGTCAGCCTTAGGGCCCGGCGGTTTATCACGCGAGCGTGCAGGTTTCGAGGTTCGTGACGTTCACTACACCCACTACGGTAGGTTGTGTACCATCGAAACCCCGGAAGGGCCGAACATTGGTTTGATATCATCGCTTTGCGTACATGCCAAGATCAACAATTTAGGCTTCATCGAAACACCATACAAACGCGTTGTTGAAGGTAAGGTACAGGTTGATGAGCCGGTTATCTATTTATCTGCTGAAGATGAAGACGGTAAAACCATTGGCCAGGCTAACGCTTACTACGATGATAAAGGGGTATTTGCCAACCCACGTGTAAAAGCACGTTTCGAAGGCGACTTCCCGATCATTGAGCCTGAAAGACTTGACCTGATGGATATTGCTCCAAACCAGATCACGTCAATAGCTGCATCATTAATTCCGTTCCTGGAGCATGATGATGCTAACCGTGCCCTGATGGGATCTAACATGCAGCGCCAGGCCGTACCATTGTTACGCCCCGAGGCGCCAATTGTAGGTACAGGTTTGGAAGGCCGCGTAGCAAAAGATTCTCGTACCCTTATCAACGCCGAAGGCGATGGTGTGGTTGAGTATGTTGATGCTAACGAGATCAAGATCAAATATGACCGCAACGAACTTGATCGTTTGGTTTCATTTGAAGGCGATACCAAGAGTTATATATTAACCAAATTTAAAAAGACCAACCAAAGCACCACCATCAACTTAAAGCCTATTGTTAAAAAAGGCCAGCGTGTTGAAAAAGGACAGGTGCTTTGCGAAGGCTACGCAACCCAGAATGGCGAGCTTGCTTTAGGTCGTAACCTTAAAGTGGCATTCATGCCTTGGCAGGGTTACAACTTTGAGGATGCGATCGTTATATCTGAGCGTGTAGTATCGCAGGATATATTCACATCGCTTCACGTTGAAGAATTTGAATTGGAAGTGCGTGATACAAAACGCGGCGAAGAAGAATTGACGCCGGATATCCCTAACGTATCAGAAGAAGCCACCAAAGACCTTGACGAAGACGGTATCATCCGTGTAGGCGCAGAGGTTAAAGAAGGCGACATCCTGATAGGTAAGATCACGCCAAAAGGCGAATCAGACCCTTCACCGGAAGAAAAACTGTTACGTGCCATATTTGGTGATAAAGCAGGCGACGTTAAGGACGCATCGTTAAAAACTCCGCCTTCTATCGCGGGTGTTGTTATTGATACAAAACTATTCAGCCGTGCTAAGAAAACCACTAAGGCAGAAGAAAAAGCACAAATTGAAAAACTTGACGCTAAACACGATAAAGCTGTAAAAGATCTTAAAAATACTTTGATCGAAAAGTTATTCGAGATAGTTAACGGCAAAACATCGCAAGGTGTTTACAATGTTTACAAAGAGCTGTTTGTTGCCAAAGGCGTTAAGTTCACCCAGAAGATTCTGACCGAGCTTAACTACGAAAACATCAACCCAACAAAATGGACCACTGATGAAGATAAGAACGAACAGATAAAAACGTTGCTTCACAACTATAACATTAAGGTAAACGAAGAGCTGGGCGCTTACCGCCGCGATAAGTTTGCCATTAGTGTTGGTGACGAGCTTCCATCGGGCATAGTTCAGATGGCTAAAGTTTATATCGCTAAAAAGCGTAAGCTTAAAGTGGGTGATAAAATGGCGGGCCGCCACGGTAACAAAGGTATTGTTGCGCGTATTGTACGCGACGAGGATATGCCTTTCTTAGAAGATGGTACCCCGGTTGATATTGTGTTGAACCCACTGGGTGTACCTTCACGTATGAACCTTGGCCAGATCTACGAAACCGTTTTAGGCTGGGCAGGTAAAGAGCTTGGTGTTAAATTCGCTACCCCTATTTTTGATGGTGCAAGCCATGAAGAGGTTGAGGAGTGGATTGCGAAGGCAAACTTACCGGCATCGGGCCGTACCTATTTATACAATGGCTTAACAGGCGACCGTTTTGACCAGCAAACAACTGTAGGTATCATCTACATGTTAAAACTGGGCCACATGGTTGACGATAAGATGCACGCGCGTTCTATCGGGCCATACTCATTAATTACACAACAGCCATTGGGTGGTAAAGCACAGTTTGGTGGTCAGCGTTTTGGTGAGATGGAGGTTTGGGCGTTAGAAGCATTTGGTGCTGCAAACATCCTGCAGGAAATATTGACCGTTAAATCGGATGATGTTATTGGCCGTGCCAAAACCTACGAAGCTATTGTTAAAGGTGAAAACCTGCCAACCCCATCTGTTCCTGAATCATTCAACGTATTGGTTCATGAGCTAAGAGGTTTAGGTTTGGATATCACTTTAGAATAA
- the rplL gene encoding 50S ribosomal protein L7/L12: MADLKAFAEQLVNLTVKEVNELAQILKDEYGIEPAAAAVAVAGPAAGGGDDAPAAAAEQTAFDVILKEAGGSKLAVVKLVKDLTGLGLKEAKDLVDGAPKEVKTGVTKEEAQSLKTQLEEAGAVVEVK, encoded by the coding sequence ATGGCAGATTTAAAAGCCTTTGCTGAACAGTTAGTTAACTTAACAGTAAAAGAAGTAAACGAATTAGCTCAAATCCTGAAAGATGAGTATGGCATTGAGCCAGCTGCTGCAGCTGTTGCTGTTGCAGGTCCTGCTGCCGGTGGCGGCGACGACGCTCCTGCAGCTGCAGCTGAGCAAACAGCATTTGACGTAATCCTGAAAGAAGCAGGTGGTTCAAAATTAGCTGTAGTTAAATTAGTGAAAGATTTAACCGGTCTGGGCTTGAAAGAAGCTAAAGATTTAGTTGACGGTGCACCTAAAGAGGTTAAAACCGGCGTAACTAAAGAAGAAGCTCAGTCTTTGAAAACTCAATTAGAGGAAGCCGGAGCGGTAGTTGAGGTTAAATAA
- the rplJ gene encoding 50S ribosomal protein L10, which translates to MNKEEKHDLVLALTDQIKEYGNFYITDTADLTVAKVNSIRRQCFENEITMQVAKNSLIKKAMEAAGGDFAPMFDVLKGSSSILFSKSATAPAKLIKKLRKTGDKPLLKAAYIDSAIFIGDNQLDTLIKLKSKEQLIGEIVGLLQSPAKNVISALQSGGNILAGVVKTLQERG; encoded by the coding sequence ATGAATAAAGAAGAAAAACACGACCTTGTTCTGGCCCTTACTGATCAGATTAAAGAGTACGGTAACTTTTATATTACCGATACTGCTGATCTAACGGTTGCAAAAGTAAATTCGATCCGTCGTCAATGCTTTGAAAATGAGATCACCATGCAGGTTGCAAAAAACAGCTTAATTAAAAAAGCTATGGAAGCAGCAGGCGGTGATTTTGCTCCGATGTTTGACGTATTAAAAGGTTCATCATCTATTCTTTTCTCAAAGTCAGCAACTGCCCCGGCAAAGCTGATCAAGAAACTGAGAAAAACAGGCGACAAACCGCTTTTAAAAGCAGCGTACATTGATTCGGCGATCTTCATTGGCGACAATCAGTTAGATACTTTGATAAAACTAAAATCAAAAGAACAACTGATAGGCGAGATAGTTGGCTTATTGCAATCACCAGCCAAGAACGTTATTTCTGCATTACAATCAGGCGGAAATATACTAGCAGGTGTTGTAAAAACATTACAAGAAAGAGGTTAA
- the rplA gene encoding 50S ribosomal protein L1 yields MARLTKNQKAALSKIEANKSYTLQDASALVKELTNTKFDSSVDIDVRLGVDPRKANQMVRGIATLPHGTGKTVRVLVLCTPDKEQEAKDAGADYVGLDDYIAKIEGGWTDVDIIITMPSVMAKVGRLGRILGPRNLMPNPKSGTVTPEVGKAVADVKGGKIDFKVDKTGIIHTSIGKASFTADKIYENALEVLQTISKLKPSAAKGTYFKSIHISSTMSPGITIETKSVAGI; encoded by the coding sequence GTGGCTAGATTAACAAAAAATCAAAAAGCGGCACTCTCCAAAATTGAGGCTAACAAATCGTATACCCTACAAGATGCATCAGCATTGGTAAAGGAATTAACCAATACCAAGTTTGATTCGTCAGTTGATATTGATGTACGTTTAGGTGTTGACCCTCGCAAAGCCAATCAAATGGTGCGTGGTATAGCAACACTACCTCATGGAACCGGTAAAACTGTACGTGTATTAGTGCTTTGTACTCCTGATAAGGAACAAGAAGCTAAGGATGCAGGTGCAGATTACGTAGGTTTGGATGATTATATTGCCAAGATTGAAGGCGGATGGACTGATGTTGATATTATCATCACTATGCCAAGTGTTATGGCTAAGGTAGGACGTTTGGGCAGAATTTTAGGCCCGCGTAACCTAATGCCTAACCCTAAATCAGGAACAGTAACACCAGAAGTTGGTAAAGCTGTTGCTGACGTAAAAGGTGGTAAGATCGATTTCAAGGTTGATAAAACCGGTATCATCCACACTTCAATAGGAAAAGCATCTTTCACTGCTGATAAAATTTACGAGAACGCATTAGAAGTATTGCAAACCATCTCTAAATTAAAACCATCGGCAGCAAAAGGCACATATTTTAAGAGCATACATATCTCTTCAACCATGTCGCCGGGAATTACAATTGAAACTAAATCAGTAGCGGGGATCTAA
- the rplK gene encoding 50S ribosomal protein L11 has protein sequence MAKEVGAMVKLQVKGGAANPSPPIGPALGAKGVNIMEFCKQFNARTQDKPGKVLPVVITVYVDKSFDFIIKTPPVAIQLLEATGLKSGSAEPNRKKVASVNWEQVETIAKDKMTDLNAFTVESAMRMVAGTARSMGITVSGTAPWN, from the coding sequence ATGGCAAAAGAAGTCGGTGCGATGGTAAAGCTACAAGTGAAGGGCGGCGCTGCAAACCCATCTCCACCAATTGGCCCTGCATTGGGTGCAAAAGGGGTGAACATTATGGAGTTTTGCAAGCAGTTCAACGCACGTACCCAGGATAAACCTGGTAAAGTGCTACCTGTAGTAATTACTGTTTATGTCGACAAGTCTTTCGATTTTATCATTAAAACCCCTCCGGTGGCTATACAGCTTTTAGAAGCAACAGGCTTAAAGAGTGGTTCGGCAGAGCCCAACCGTAAAAAAGTTGCCAGTGTAAACTGGGAGCAGGTTGAGACCATAGCCAAAGATAAAATGACTGATTTGAATGCATTTACAGTAGAATCAGCCATGAGAATGGTGGCAGGTACTGCCCGCAGTATGGGGATAACCGTATCAGGTACGGCACCCTGGAATTAA
- the nusG gene encoding transcription termination/antitermination protein NusG encodes MSDQLKWYVVRAISGKEKKVKQYIDAEISRLGITHLVPQVLIPTEKYYQMRDGKKIAKERNYFPGYVLMEAALDGELEHIIKNVNSVIGFLGDKQGNAIPLRQAEVNRILGKVDEMSTQGETMNVPYYVGENVKVMDGPFNGFSGVIEEVNEEKKKLKVMVKIFGRRTPLELNYMQVEKE; translated from the coding sequence ATGAGTGATCAATTAAAATGGTACGTGGTTAGGGCCATAAGTGGTAAAGAAAAAAAGGTAAAGCAATATATAGACGCTGAGATAAGCAGATTAGGTATAACGCATTTAGTGCCTCAGGTACTTATCCCTACCGAAAAATACTACCAGATGCGCGATGGAAAAAAAATTGCCAAAGAGCGCAATTATTTTCCGGGTTATGTACTGATGGAAGCCGCCCTTGATGGTGAACTGGAACACATTATAAAAAACGTAAACAGTGTGATTGGTTTCTTGGGCGATAAGCAAGGGAACGCTATCCCTTTACGCCAGGCCGAAGTTAACCGTATTTTAGGTAAGGTTGATGAAATGAGCACGCAGGGCGAAACCATGAACGTGCCGTATTACGTTGGCGAGAACGTTAAAGTAATGGACGGGCCATTCAACGGGTTTAGCGGTGTGATTGAAGAGGTGAACGAAGAGAAAAAGAAATTAAAAGTAATGGTAAAGATATTTGGGCGCCGTACGCCGCTTGAATTGAATTACATGCAGGTAGAGAAAGAATAG
- the secE gene encoding preprotein translocase subunit SecE, producing MAGVAEYIKESYIELTEKVTWPTWRELQNSAVLVLIASIIIALIIFGMDQIIGYLLNQFYTSLA from the coding sequence ATGGCAGGCGTAGCTGAATACATTAAAGAATCGTACATAGAGTTGACCGAGAAAGTAACCTGGCCAACATGGAGAGAATTGCAAAACAGCGCGGTTTTAGTACTGATAGCTTCGATCATTATTGCGCTGATCATATTTGGTATGGACCAGATCATCGGCTACTTGCTTAATCAGTTTTATACTTCACTAGCCTAA
- the tuf gene encoding elongation factor Tu gives MAKEKFDRSKPHLNIGTIGHVDHGKTTLTAAITKVLADAGLTEARSFDSIDSAPEEKERGITINTAHVEYSTANRHYAHVDCPGHADYVKNMVTGAAQMDGAIIVVAATDGPMPQTREHILLARQVGVPSLVVFMNKVDMVDDPELLELVEMEIRELLSFYDFPGDDIPVIQGSALGGLNGDAKWVGKIMELMDAVDSYIPIPPRLTDLPFLMPVEDVFSITGRGTVATGRIERGVINSGEPVDILGMGAENLKSTVTGVEMFRKILDRGEAGDNVGLLLRGIEKTDIRRGMVICKPGSVNPHTDFKAEVYVLSKAEGGRHTPFFNKYRPQFYFRTTDVTGEISLAEGVEMVMPGDNVTITVKLINAIAMEKGLRFAIREGGRTVGAGQVTEILA, from the coding sequence ATGGCAAAAGAAAAGTTTGACCGCAGTAAGCCGCACTTAAACATCGGTACAATCGGTCACGTTGACCACGGTAAAACAACCCTTACCGCAGCTATCACTAAAGTATTAGCTGACGCTGGTTTAACAGAAGCACGTTCATTTGATTCAATTGACTCTGCTCCTGAAGAAAAAGAGCGTGGTATTACAATCAATACCGCTCACGTTGAATATTCAACAGCAAACCGTCACTATGCACACGTTGACTGTCCGGGCCACGCTGACTATGTAAAAAACATGGTTACAGGTGCTGCACAGATGGATGGTGCTATCATTGTGGTTGCTGCTACTGATGGTCCGATGCCTCAAACCCGCGAGCACATCCTGCTTGCACGTCAGGTAGGTGTACCTTCATTGGTTGTGTTCATGAACAAAGTGGACATGGTTGATGATCCGGAATTATTAGAATTAGTTGAAATGGAGATCCGCGAATTATTATCATTCTACGATTTCCCTGGCGATGATATCCCTGTTATCCAAGGTTCTGCATTAGGCGGTCTAAACGGCGATGCTAAATGGGTAGGTAAAATTATGGAGTTGATGGATGCTGTAGATAGCTACATTCCAATCCCTCCACGTTTAACTGATCTTCCTTTCTTGATGCCTGTTGAAGACGTATTCTCGATCACTGGTCGTGGTACTGTTGCAACCGGTCGTATCGAGCGTGGTGTTATCAACTCAGGCGAGCCTGTTGACATCTTAGGTATGGGTGCCGAGAACTTAAAATCAACCGTAACAGGTGTTGAGATGTTCCGCAAGATCCTTGACCGCGGCGAAGCTGGTGATAACGTAGGTTTATTGTTACGTGGTATTGAAAAAACTGATATCCGCAGGGGTATGGTTATTTGCAAACCAGGTTCAGTTAACCCGCACACTGACTTTAAAGCAGAAGTTTACGTATTATCAAAAGCAGAAGGTGGCCGTCACACTCCATTCTTCAACAAATACCGTCCGCAATTCTATTTCCGTACAACTGACGTAACCGGTGAAATTTCATTGGCCGAAGGTGTAGAAATGGTTATGCCTGGTGATAACGTTACCATCACTGTAAAGCTGATCAACGCTATCGCTATGGAAAAAGGTCTGCGTTTCGCTATCCGTGAAGGTGGCAGAACTGTAGGTGCTGGTCAGGTAACTGAAATATTAGCATAA
- the hpf gene encoding ribosome hibernation-promoting factor, HPF/YfiA family, giving the protein MKITVQSIHFNADQKLLDFIQKKVDKLETFFDHIISGEVYLKLENVEDEANKISEIKLMLPGNQIFAKEKCKTFEEATDLVVESLRKQIEKHKTKKAIAADAAKKAALVTEEDDF; this is encoded by the coding sequence ATGAAAATTACCGTGCAATCTATTCATTTCAATGCAGATCAGAAGTTGTTGGATTTTATTCAAAAAAAGGTAGATAAGCTGGAAACTTTTTTTGATCACATTATAAGCGGCGAAGTGTATTTAAAACTGGAGAACGTAGAGGATGAGGCCAATAAGATATCCGAGATAAAGCTTATGCTGCCTGGTAATCAAATTTTTGCAAAAGAAAAGTGTAAAACGTTTGAAGAGGCAACGGACCTGGTGGTAGAAAGCCTTCGTAAACAGATAGAAAAACATAAAACAAAAAAAGCCATAGCTGCCGATGCTGCTAAAAAAGCAGCCCTGGTAACGGAAGAGGATGATTTTTAA